From a single Chitinophaga sp. Cy-1792 genomic region:
- a CDS encoding glycosyltransferase family 39 protein — MKPKHLLYLLALIKLILPFFLQDPHWGPHRDEFLYLAEARHMAWGYMEAPPLLSVFAWLTNLFGGAMWAIRLWPALAGALTYLLVGRLALHLGGRWFSVVLAWLPFVAGAWLRMHFLFQPNFLDILWWTAMVYALVRYQQTEKNVCLYLAGISFGLGMLSKYTMLFYAIGLIAGLVLTWNRKVLTNRHFYFAMGCGLLLFLPNLLWQINQGFPVVYHMKTLHNGQLQYLSPWTFLKDQLLYNAATLFIWITGLVWVARTKEYRFVAWAFIITIILLLIGHGKSYYSQGAYPVLFAFGAAQLDTWANKWMKAGMVAFSLFIGYRLIPILLPFKSPAALVNYYQHHHLASKVGALQWEDQRDHPLPQDFADMLSWDEMTQKVAAAYATLDNDEKARTILFCDNYGEAGAVNYYGPAYHLPKAYSDNASFLYWLPDNFEQYDIILLVTDDRLEMEHKFIQEFKEVRLAGKITTPYSREEGSLIILMKGPSEAFRQAFKDKIDRSRLKTTAQGAVQTFKPNPLDDGGSLH, encoded by the coding sequence ATGAAGCCAAAACATCTCCTATATCTCCTTGCCCTGATCAAGCTGATATTACCGTTCTTTCTTCAGGACCCTCACTGGGGACCTCACCGCGACGAATTCCTGTACCTCGCTGAGGCGAGGCATATGGCTTGGGGCTATATGGAAGCGCCGCCACTGCTGTCCGTTTTTGCCTGGCTGACCAACCTTTTCGGAGGAGCCATGTGGGCCATCAGGCTATGGCCTGCCCTGGCAGGCGCCCTCACCTACCTGCTCGTGGGACGCCTCGCACTTCACCTGGGAGGCCGCTGGTTTTCCGTTGTGCTTGCCTGGCTCCCTTTCGTAGCCGGGGCCTGGCTCAGAATGCATTTCCTCTTCCAACCTAATTTCCTGGATATTTTATGGTGGACGGCCATGGTCTATGCACTGGTGCGATATCAGCAGACAGAGAAAAATGTCTGCCTCTATCTCGCAGGCATCAGCTTTGGCCTGGGCATGCTCAGTAAATACACCATGCTGTTCTATGCCATCGGCTTAATAGCAGGACTTGTACTCACCTGGAACAGAAAAGTACTTACCAACAGGCATTTTTATTTCGCGATGGGATGCGGCCTGCTGCTTTTCCTTCCTAATCTGCTCTGGCAGATCAATCAGGGATTTCCGGTTGTATACCACATGAAAACACTGCATAACGGCCAGCTGCAGTACCTGAGCCCATGGACATTCCTCAAAGACCAGCTGCTATACAATGCAGCTACCCTATTCATCTGGATAACAGGCCTGGTTTGGGTGGCACGCACGAAGGAATACCGCTTCGTTGCATGGGCTTTTATCATCACCATTATACTGTTGCTGATAGGCCACGGCAAAAGCTATTATTCACAAGGCGCCTATCCCGTCCTGTTTGCCTTTGGCGCTGCGCAACTGGACACCTGGGCCAATAAATGGATGAAAGCCGGGATGGTCGCTTTCAGCCTGTTTATAGGTTACCGGCTCATTCCAATACTGCTGCCTTTTAAATCGCCGGCAGCGCTGGTGAACTATTATCAGCATCATCACCTGGCCAGCAAAGTAGGTGCGCTCCAATGGGAAGATCAGCGGGACCACCCGTTGCCACAGGATTTTGCTGATATGTTGTCGTGGGATGAAATGACACAGAAAGTAGCCGCTGCCTATGCCACGCTTGATAATGACGAGAAAGCGCGTACCATCCTGTTTTGCGACAACTACGGAGAAGCAGGCGCCGTAAATTATTACGGCCCCGCATATCATCTGCCAAAAGCCTACAGTGACAACGCCAGCTTTCTATACTGGTTGCCGGATAACTTTGAACAATACGACATCATACTGCTCGTCACCGACGACAGGCTCGAAATGGAGCACAAATTTATCCAGGAGTTTAAAGAAGTCAGACTTGCAGGAAAGATCACCACCCCATACTCCCGTGAAGAAGGTTCACTGATCATTTTGATGAAGGGCCCCAGCGAAGCATTCAGACAGGCATTCAAAGATAAAATTGATCGCAGCAGACTTAAAACCACCGCCCAGGGGGCTGTTCAGACATTCAAGCCCAATCCCCTCGATGATGGAGGCAGCCTGCATTAA
- the purE gene encoding 5-(carboxyamino)imidazole ribonucleotide mutase: MKQVEVGVIMGSNSDAPIMNQAIEVLKKFDIGFEFSVVSAHRSPQRMFDYAAAAEVRGLKIIIAGAGGAAHLPGMVAAITTLPVIGVPVKSSNSLDGWDSLLSIVQMPGDVPVATVSVNGARNAGLLAVQILATHNPALREKLAAMKKDNNEKVLKMDETLDQYR, translated from the coding sequence ATGAAACAGGTAGAAGTAGGCGTTATCATGGGCAGCAACTCCGATGCACCTATTATGAATCAGGCAATCGAAGTGTTAAAGAAATTCGATATTGGTTTTGAGTTTAGCGTTGTATCAGCACACCGCAGTCCGCAAAGAATGTTTGATTATGCAGCTGCTGCTGAAGTACGTGGCCTGAAGATCATTATCGCAGGTGCTGGTGGCGCAGCTCACCTGCCAGGCATGGTTGCGGCTATCACCACTTTACCTGTAATCGGTGTACCTGTTAAGTCGTCCAATTCCCTCGATGGCTGGGATTCGCTGTTATCCATTGTACAGATGCCGGGTGATGTTCCTGTGGCTACTGTAAGTGTGAATGGCGCCCGCAACGCAGGTTTACTGGCAGTACAGATACTGGCTACCCATAATCCGGCACTCAGAGAAAAACTGGCTGCCATGAAAAAGGACAACAATGAAAAAGTACTGAAAATGGATGAAACCCTGGACCAGTACAGATAA
- a CDS encoding 5-(carboxyamino)imidazole ribonucleotide synthase — protein sequence MLEKLKIGVLGGGQLGAMLIRHAIDLGLNVSVMDKDPNAPCARYTSSFVPADPTSYEAVLAFGKGMDVITIEREAVNIAALRQLEKDGVKVFPSPDTIETIQDKYTQKQFLQSHNIPVVPGVAVQGKDELYAIENKLPGCLKKRRDGYDGYGVMVLKTKEDIQKAFEVPCVLEELVDIKHEIAVIVARNEHGEVKCYDAVMMAFSEEKFILDSQITPAQLDQAILQQATVLAEKIAAAFKLVGILAVEMFVTQDNKVVVNELAPRPHNSGHHTIEASITSQYEQLLRAILGLPLGATDLRFPTIMMNILDSTYLNENKKEVLTSLLAIKGAHLHWYGKTEHRPGRKIGHLTIADTTMESITAKAETIRKILK from the coding sequence ATGCTTGAAAAATTGAAAATAGGGGTATTAGGAGGCGGTCAACTCGGTGCTATGCTGATCAGGCATGCCATTGATCTTGGTCTCAACGTTTCTGTGATGGATAAAGATCCAAATGCACCATGTGCACGTTATACCTCTTCCTTTGTTCCTGCCGATCCTACTTCGTACGAAGCGGTGCTGGCATTTGGTAAGGGAATGGATGTTATTACGATAGAAAGGGAAGCAGTAAATATTGCCGCTTTGCGTCAGCTGGAAAAAGACGGCGTGAAAGTATTTCCTTCTCCCGACACGATTGAAACCATCCAGGATAAATATACCCAGAAGCAATTTCTGCAGTCGCACAATATACCGGTAGTACCGGGTGTGGCTGTACAGGGCAAAGACGAACTGTATGCTATCGAAAACAAGCTGCCTGGCTGCCTGAAAAAGCGCCGCGATGGCTACGACGGCTACGGTGTAATGGTTTTAAAAACGAAAGAAGATATCCAGAAAGCTTTTGAAGTACCTTGTGTACTGGAAGAACTCGTGGACATCAAGCATGAAATAGCTGTTATTGTAGCAAGAAACGAACACGGAGAAGTAAAATGCTACGATGCCGTAATGATGGCGTTTTCAGAAGAGAAATTCATCCTGGACTCACAGATTACGCCGGCACAGCTGGATCAGGCTATTCTTCAACAGGCCACTGTTCTTGCTGAAAAAATCGCAGCTGCATTTAAGCTGGTAGGTATTCTTGCCGTTGAAATGTTTGTAACACAGGACAACAAAGTAGTAGTCAATGAACTGGCGCCAAGACCACATAACAGCGGTCACCATACAATAGAAGCCAGCATCACTTCTCAATACGAGCAACTGCTCCGCGCCATTTTAGGATTGCCACTGGGCGCCACTGACCTGCGTTTTCCAACTATCATGATGAACATACTGGACAGTACTTATCTGAATGAAAATAAAAAGGAAGTATTAACAAGTCTGTTGGCGATCAAGGGAGCACACCTCCACTGGTATGGCAAAACAGAACACAGGCCAGGCAGGAAAATCGGTCACCTGACGATCGCAGATACCACCATGGAAAGCATTACAGCAAAGGCTGAAACTATTCGGAAAATTTTAAAATAA
- a CDS encoding dihydrofolate reductase family protein, translated as MRKLIMKMSVSLDGFVCDANGRKDWIFKTGDEESLAWSVGIIKQAGLLIMGRVSFEEMAPFWPTATGPFAEPMNTTPKALFTKKGFGGLPPVATTTPEQVAAAASWASASVFSSDLTETIRELKTTGNGKPIVALGGGGFMQSLIATGLIDEYHLAIHPVALGAGLPIFNAPLELQLTDLKRFPRGIVVHVYQGVQ; from the coding sequence ATGCGCAAGTTAATCATGAAGATGTCGGTTTCGCTGGATGGTTTCGTATGCGACGCCAATGGCAGGAAAGACTGGATCTTCAAAACCGGCGATGAGGAATCGCTGGCCTGGAGTGTGGGCATCATCAAACAGGCCGGACTGCTGATCATGGGCAGGGTATCCTTTGAAGAGATGGCTCCTTTCTGGCCTACTGCCACAGGGCCTTTTGCCGAACCGATGAACACGACCCCCAAAGCCCTGTTTACGAAAAAAGGGTTCGGCGGACTGCCCCCTGTTGCCACTACTACCCCTGAGCAGGTGGCCGCTGCAGCTTCCTGGGCATCAGCATCCGTTTTCAGCAGCGACCTTACCGAAACAATCCGCGAACTGAAAACTACAGGCAATGGAAAACCAATAGTAGCACTGGGCGGCGGTGGTTTTATGCAAAGTCTTATCGCTACAGGACTGATAGACGAGTACCACCTCGCTATTCATCCGGTGGCCCTGGGTGCGGGGTTACCGATCTTTAACGCCCCGCTGGAGCTGCAACTCACAGACCTGAAGCGCTTTCCCCGTGGGATTGTAGTGCATGTTTACCAGGGAGTGCAGTGA
- a CDS encoding dihydrofolate reductase family protein: MNQVRDYLHQKCCLIELLLVTIYLFFASPKALFTKKGFGGLPPVATTTPEQVAAAASWAAASVFSSDLTETIRELKTTGNGKPIVALGGGGFMQSLIATGLIDEYHLAIHPVALGAGLPIFNAPLELQLTDLKRFPRGIVVHVYRGVQ; the protein is encoded by the coding sequence TTGAACCAGGTTAGGGATTACCTTCATCAAAAATGTTGTCTGATAGAACTCTTACTGGTGACCATTTACCTGTTTTTTGCCTCCCCCAAAGCCCTGTTTACGAAAAAAGGGTTCGGCGGACTGCCTCCTGTTGCCACTACTACCCCTGAGCAGGTGGCCGCTGCAGCTTCCTGGGCAGCAGCATCCGTTTTCAGCAGCGACCTTACCGAAACAATCCGCGAACTGAAAACTACAGGCAATGGAAAACCAATAGTAGCACTGGGCGGCGGTGGTTTTATGCAAAGTCTTATCGCTACAGGACTGATAGACGAGTACCACCTCGCTATTCATCCGGTGGCCCTGGGTGCGGGGTTACCGATCTTTAACGCCCCGCTGGAGCTGCAACTCACAGACCTGAAGCGCTTTCCCCGTGGGATTGTAGTGCATGTTTACCGGGGAGTGCAGTGA
- a CDS encoding HAD family hydrolase, with translation MIKLIVTDLDGTLLNDNHEVPPRFWGIAENLFTKGVKLGIATGRPYFSISEKFGSVMDKIFAISDNGSLVTHENKVLMSKPLPQSAITELVTTARTINDAWPVLCGTDQWYIEDASDTLIESILVYHKKLAVVDDLTKVSEPVLKVSVYDLKGAEQNSYPHYKHLASRLKIAAGAAMWLDITRNDANKGAAVTRLQELYGISPDETLVFGDFMNDYEMMQTARYSYAMKNATPAIIQTANYVTEKDNNDAGILEVIEALCF, from the coding sequence ATGATAAAATTGATAGTCACGGATCTTGACGGAACGCTATTGAACGACAACCACGAAGTGCCGCCGCGTTTCTGGGGTATTGCAGAAAACCTGTTTACCAAAGGGGTTAAGCTGGGCATTGCAACTGGCCGGCCTTATTTCAGTATCAGTGAAAAATTCGGATCGGTCATGGACAAGATATTCGCTATTTCTGATAATGGCAGTCTTGTTACGCATGAAAATAAAGTTTTGATGTCAAAACCATTACCACAGTCAGCGATAACGGAACTTGTCACTACGGCACGAACCATTAACGATGCCTGGCCGGTGTTATGCGGCACTGATCAATGGTATATTGAAGATGCCAGCGATACACTGATAGAAAGCATCCTGGTATACCATAAGAAACTGGCTGTTGTGGATGATCTCACCAAGGTTAGTGAGCCGGTTTTAAAGGTGTCCGTTTACGATTTAAAAGGCGCTGAACAAAACAGTTATCCGCATTACAAACATCTTGCTTCCAGGCTTAAAATTGCTGCCGGGGCTGCCATGTGGCTGGACATTACCCGGAATGATGCCAATAAGGGAGCGGCCGTAACCAGGTTACAGGAATTATATGGCATCAGCCCTGATGAAACATTGGTATTTGGCGATTTTATGAACGATTATGAAATGATGCAGACTGCCAGATACAGCTACGCCATGAAGAATGCCACTCCTGCCATAATCCAGACAGCCAACTATGTTACGGAAAAAGATAACAACGATGCCGGCATACTAGAGGTGATTGAAGCATTGTGCTTTTAG
- a CDS encoding VOC family protein, which translates to MGIEHIAIWVANLEHMRLFYIKYFGATSNDLYFNAKKLFYSYFLTFETGPRLEIMHMDTISEQRQQYRAQHRGFVHMAFKMGSREAVDDIITTLRQDGYKIIGEPRVTGDGYYEGIFLDPEENIVEVQA; encoded by the coding sequence ATGGGAATTGAACATATCGCCATATGGGTGGCCAACCTGGAACACATGAGATTGTTCTACATCAAATATTTTGGTGCAACATCCAATGATCTTTATTTTAATGCCAAAAAATTATTTTACTCCTATTTCCTGACCTTTGAAACGGGCCCGCGACTGGAGATCATGCATATGGACACCATCAGTGAACAACGCCAGCAGTACAGGGCACAACACAGGGGATTTGTGCATATGGCGTTTAAAATGGGCTCCAGGGAGGCTGTAGATGATATTATCACCACCCTCCGGCAGGATGGTTATAAAATTATCGGAGAGCCTCGGGTGACGGGAGACGGCTACTATGAGGGCATTTTCCTGGACCCGGAAGAAAATATTGTAGAAGTGCAGGCTTAA
- a CDS encoding DeoR/GlpR family DNA-binding transcription regulator → MLKEKRFEFILDQLKKKQHVTFEGVSAKLGVSEDTVRRDIEYLHKNGLLSKIRGGAMSRATNPLTFQDRKNHLKKEKNIIALKAQPLIKNGMTVFMDGGTTIHSVAAYFPADLKIRVITNNYTVISALAEHKNIELIVAGGNFDRTLQTFSGFTTCSGIAEYIADVYLTGTCGVDLQYGITAAFQQDAEVKRAMKKNARQTIVLANHERLGQVEAFGVCSMESIDVLITDLNSDDQEIDDFRHIDIQII, encoded by the coding sequence ATGCTGAAAGAAAAAAGATTTGAATTTATCCTGGACCAGTTAAAGAAGAAACAGCATGTCACTTTTGAAGGTGTATCTGCAAAGCTGGGTGTATCGGAAGATACCGTCAGGCGGGATATAGAATACCTGCATAAAAACGGGTTATTGTCGAAGATACGTGGCGGCGCTATGAGCAGGGCTACCAATCCATTGACCTTCCAGGACAGGAAAAATCATCTCAAAAAAGAGAAAAATATTATTGCCTTAAAAGCGCAGCCGCTAATCAAAAACGGCATGACCGTATTTATGGATGGCGGCACCACCATACACAGTGTGGCAGCCTATTTCCCTGCCGACCTGAAAATAAGGGTCATCACTAATAATTATACCGTTATCAGTGCATTGGCGGAACATAAAAACATTGAGCTGATTGTTGCCGGTGGCAATTTTGACCGTACCCTGCAAACTTTTTCCGGCTTCACCACCTGTTCCGGCATCGCTGAGTATATCGCAGATGTTTACCTGACGGGCACCTGCGGAGTAGACCTCCAATACGGCATCACTGCCGCTTTTCAGCAGGATGCGGAAGTAAAACGTGCCATGAAAAAAAACGCCAGGCAAACCATCGTACTGGCCAACCACGAACGGTTAGGACAGGTAGAAGCTTTTGGCGTTTGCAGCATGGAATCCATAGATGTTTTAATAACAGACCTGAATAGTGATGACCAGGAAATAGATGATTTCCGGCATATTGATATTCAAATCATTTAA
- a CDS encoding alpha/beta fold hydrolase, whose protein sequence is MSSCINHKTLVFRSLIIAIAVVFSGVVAIAQETTVKPAAPPANFKSQYMDVNGVKIHYVIGGKGDPLVLVHGFGQNWYMWNRVLPALAVHFTIIAPDLRGVGESGKPASGYDKKNMAKDIHELVNKLGYNSINLAGHDIGLMVAYAYAAQYGDEVKKVAFLDALLPGIEPVWSDSKDKLWWFGFFGWPASGQVVAGKERIFLTNFWPVVGHVQNAFTTAESEEFIRAYSVPGATTGSFSWFAAFPQDARDNLQLSQHKLTMPVLAMGGEYQSAPFLADHLRLVANDVKEVKIMGAGHWLVQEQTAPVLKGLMDFFLPSASE, encoded by the coding sequence ATGAGCAGCTGTATCAACCACAAAACCCTTGTATTCCGATCACTAATCATAGCAATAGCAGTGGTCTTTTCCGGCGTTGTTGCCATAGCGCAGGAAACAACTGTCAAACCGGCTGCCCCGCCAGCCAATTTCAAAAGTCAGTATATGGATGTCAATGGCGTGAAGATCCATTACGTTATTGGTGGCAAAGGCGATCCACTGGTACTGGTCCATGGATTCGGGCAAAACTGGTATATGTGGAACAGGGTACTTCCTGCACTGGCAGTACACTTCACCATCATTGCGCCCGATTTGCGCGGCGTAGGCGAATCCGGCAAACCGGCATCAGGTTATGATAAAAAGAATATGGCGAAAGATATTCATGAACTGGTGAATAAGTTAGGGTATAACAGTATTAACCTCGCCGGCCACGACATAGGACTGATGGTGGCTTACGCCTATGCTGCGCAGTATGGCGATGAGGTAAAAAAAGTCGCCTTCCTGGATGCTTTACTTCCTGGTATTGAGCCCGTATGGTCCGACTCCAAGGATAAGCTCTGGTGGTTCGGTTTCTTTGGCTGGCCGGCATCCGGACAAGTGGTAGCGGGAAAAGAAAGAATTTTCCTGACGAATTTCTGGCCGGTTGTAGGGCATGTACAAAATGCCTTCACTACAGCGGAAAGCGAAGAATTTATCAGGGCCTATTCCGTGCCAGGAGCTACTACCGGCAGTTTCAGCTGGTTTGCTGCATTTCCGCAGGATGCCAGAGACAATTTACAGCTCAGTCAGCATAAGCTCACCATGCCCGTACTGGCCATGGGTGGCGAATACCAATCAGCTCCTTTCCTGGCAGATCATCTGCGATTAGTAGCCAACGATGTTAAGGAAGTGAAAATTATGGGGGCAGGGCACTGGCTGGTGCAGGAACAAACAGCACCCGTATTAAAGGGCCTGATGGATTTCTTCCTGCCATCCGCTTCCGAATAA
- a CDS encoding SDR family oxidoreductase has translation MHILITGANGYIGQRLAAVLAEQGHQITCCVRSKKRFTTDHIPGPVQVVEVDFSGDVSQVSFPEDIDVAFFLIHSMREGASFEASELRAVTNFLQLVSATRCQQIIYLSGIVNAPQLSRHLSSRLAVEQALRAGKVPVTVLRAGIVVGSGSSSFEIIRDLVEKLPVMITPEWVNTRCQPIAIRNVISFLAGTLLMKEAYNQDFDIGGPEVLTYKQMLLQFAAVRGLKRYIITVPVMTPRLSSYWLYFVTSTSYQLAVNLVDSMKVDVICRPNNLSRQLNITLLTYKEAVALAFQKIEQQEVISSWKDAFSASNADPRIIGNIEVPVFGCFKDIKRRTIDGNEQEVLQKIWSIGGETGWYYGNTLWKLRGLMDKAFGGVGLRRGRTHRTSISGGDALDFWRVIVADKANKRLLLFAEMKLPGEAWLEFQINQKEEQSELVQTATFRPKGILGRLYWYSMLPFHYFIFNGMINALLKTDKK, from the coding sequence ATGCATATATTGATTACAGGAGCAAATGGTTACATAGGACAGCGCCTGGCGGCTGTGCTGGCAGAACAGGGACATCAGATTACCTGTTGTGTCAGGAGTAAAAAACGATTTACCACTGACCATATACCAGGACCTGTACAGGTGGTGGAAGTGGATTTTTCGGGAGATGTCAGCCAGGTCAGCTTTCCTGAAGATATTGATGTAGCTTTTTTCCTGATTCATTCCATGCGGGAAGGTGCTTCCTTCGAGGCTTCAGAACTTCGCGCCGTAACAAACTTCCTGCAGCTGGTGTCTGCTACGCGCTGCCAGCAGATCATTTACCTCAGTGGCATTGTAAACGCCCCGCAGCTGTCCAGGCATTTATCATCCAGACTCGCTGTAGAGCAGGCACTTCGTGCCGGCAAGGTGCCCGTTACTGTTTTACGGGCAGGAATCGTAGTAGGCTCCGGCAGCTCCTCATTTGAAATCATCCGCGACCTGGTGGAAAAACTTCCGGTGATGATAACACCGGAATGGGTCAACACCAGGTGTCAGCCTATAGCCATCAGGAATGTCATTTCTTTTCTCGCCGGCACACTGCTGATGAAAGAAGCCTACAACCAGGATTTCGATATTGGCGGCCCCGAAGTGCTTACCTATAAACAAATGCTGTTACAATTTGCAGCTGTTCGCGGCTTAAAACGTTATATCATTACGGTACCGGTAATGACTCCCCGCCTATCCAGTTACTGGCTCTATTTTGTCACCTCTACCTCCTACCAGCTGGCAGTAAACCTGGTAGACAGCATGAAAGTAGATGTAATATGTCGCCCCAATAACCTTTCCCGGCAACTCAACATCACCCTGCTAACCTATAAGGAAGCAGTAGCATTGGCATTTCAAAAAATCGAGCAACAGGAGGTAATCAGCAGCTGGAAAGATGCTTTCAGCGCTTCCAATGCAGATCCCAGGATCATAGGCAATATAGAAGTACCGGTATTCGGGTGTTTTAAAGATATCAAACGCCGCACTATTGATGGAAACGAACAGGAAGTGCTGCAAAAAATCTGGAGCATCGGCGGAGAAACCGGCTGGTATTACGGTAATACACTATGGAAACTGCGTGGCCTGATGGATAAAGCCTTTGGCGGCGTAGGACTCCGCAGAGGCCGCACCCACAGGACCAGCATATCTGGCGGCGATGCACTTGACTTCTGGCGGGTAATAGTGGCAGATAAAGCCAATAAGCGCCTGCTATTGTTTGCAGAGATGAAATTGCCGGGAGAAGCATGGCTGGAATTTCAGATCAATCAGAAAGAAGAACAGTCAGAACTGGTACAAACCGCCACCTTCCGCCCTAAAGGCATACTGGGCAGACTATACTGGTATAGCATGCTGCCTTTCCATTATTTCATCTTTAATGGAATGATCAATGCATTACTGAAAACCGATAAAAAGTGA
- a CDS encoding TspO/MBR family protein yields the protein MNKLFKLLLCIGLPLLTGAVAGYVTLQNVNTWYPGLEKPSFNPPNAVFGPVWTILYILMGISLYLVLQQPPSPARRRAIVLFSIQLFLNFWWSILFFQFHWVRVAMADILLLWLFIILMIRQYYRVSATAASLQWPYLAWVSFASILNAAIWYLN from the coding sequence ATGAATAAACTGTTCAAACTTTTGTTGTGTATTGGATTGCCGTTACTTACAGGAGCTGTTGCCGGATATGTTACGCTGCAAAATGTAAACACCTGGTATCCGGGCCTGGAAAAACCATCTTTTAATCCTCCCAATGCGGTATTTGGGCCTGTATGGACTATATTATACATTTTGATGGGTATCTCCCTATATCTCGTATTACAGCAGCCTCCTTCTCCGGCGCGAAGGCGTGCCATCGTACTTTTCAGCATACAACTTTTCCTGAATTTCTGGTGGAGCATACTGTTCTTCCAGTTTCACTGGGTGAGGGTTGCCATGGCAGATATCTTATTGTTATGGCTATTCATCATTTTAATGATCAGGCAGTATTACCGGGTGTCGGCCACTGCCGCCAGCCTTCAATGGCCTTACCTCGCGTGGGTAAGTTTTGCCAGTATACTGAATGCCGCCATCTGGTACCTTAACTGA
- a CDS encoding tetratricopeptide repeat protein, whose amino-acid sequence MSGKYFIAGLCLLCCSCMFKSSKDYLKEAAAFEAQNKLEEAIGVLDKAIEANPKFLPAYLNRGADLSRLGKHDLAIQNYTAVIRLSPNNVLALVNRGQNEFSLGQYRKALDDFQAAIRHKGGEKFYIDLNPNSIVDVGQGYDVPMVVIRLDRGLVYYNLDSLNSAFRDFQFCIGQQYELGMAYRLSAYVYLRAGQKEAGCQHLQQAVARGDAEAKEAQAKYCQ is encoded by the coding sequence ATGTCTGGAAAGTATTTTATCGCTGGACTATGCCTTCTTTGCTGCTCCTGTATGTTCAAATCCTCTAAAGACTACCTGAAAGAAGCTGCTGCGTTTGAGGCCCAAAACAAACTGGAAGAAGCCATCGGAGTCTTGGATAAGGCAATTGAAGCGAACCCCAAATTTTTGCCTGCCTATCTTAATCGTGGTGCCGACTTATCAAGACTCGGGAAGCATGATCTTGCCATTCAAAATTATACTGCCGTTATCAGGCTATCCCCGAACAATGTATTGGCTTTGGTTAACAGGGGGCAAAATGAATTTAGCCTGGGCCAGTACAGGAAGGCGCTGGATGACTTCCAGGCGGCCATCCGGCACAAGGGCGGTGAAAAATTTTACATCGACCTGAACCCCAATTCAATAGTTGATGTGGGACAAGGTTATGATGTTCCGATGGTAGTGATCAGGCTGGACAGAGGTCTGGTCTACTACAACCTCGATAGTTTAAACAGTGCATTCCGCGATTTTCAATTTTGCATCGGGCAGCAATATGAATTAGGTATGGCTTACCGGTTAAGCGCTTATGTATACCTGCGCGCCGGGCAAAAGGAAGCCGGCTGTCAGCACCTGCAGCAGGCAGTGGCACGGGGAGATGCGGAAGCAAAGGAGGCTCAGGCAAAATACTGTCAATAG
- a CDS encoding GNAT family N-acetyltransferase has product MSAIVLSDIQIRNTLQPGDLGYIAYMHGDLYARECSYGLKFESYVLDGLSDFAREYDDRKDKVWICQHNGRIMGSLIAQHRGEQLQLRYFIFLPEYRGIGLGKRLMYEFMAFMKERQVSQAYLWTTEEQQVAIGLYQRAGFRLTQESTSDSFGKPVTERRYDMTLS; this is encoded by the coding sequence ATGTCAGCGATTGTCTTATCCGACATCCAGATCAGAAACACCTTACAGCCTGGAGATTTAGGTTATATAGCTTATATGCATGGGGATTTATATGCCAGGGAATGTAGTTACGGGTTGAAGTTTGAATCTTATGTGCTGGATGGCCTGAGTGATTTTGCGCGGGAGTATGATGATAGGAAGGATAAAGTCTGGATATGCCAGCATAATGGCCGGATAATGGGTTCCCTGATCGCCCAGCATCGGGGAGAGCAGCTCCAGTTGCGCTATTTTATTTTCCTGCCGGAATACCGTGGTATTGGTTTAGGGAAACGGCTCATGTATGAATTCATGGCATTTATGAAGGAGCGGCAGGTATCACAGGCCTATCTCTGGACTACCGAAGAGCAGCAGGTGGCTATCGGCTTATACCAGCGTGCAGGCTTTCGCCTGACACAGGAAAGCACATCTGATAGTTTTGGTAAGCCGGTAACAGAAAGGCGTTATGACATGACTTTATCTTAA